In the genome of Pelobacter seleniigenes DSM 18267, one region contains:
- the flgG gene encoding flagellar basal-body rod protein FlgG, with the protein MIRALWTASSGMQSQQVNMDVIANNLANVNSSGFKKSRADFQDILYQTNRVAGTSTNGSEIPTGVQIGLGSRVAAVQKVFTTGDFQQTENELDLAIEGPGFFQVTLPDGSDAYTRSGALKKDSTGRLVTSDGYPLVPEVVIPENATSITISESGLVEVMLDGENEATEVGNVQLVRFGNPGGLNSLGRNLYAETSTTGAPVTGTPGEEGFGTLSQGFLEGSNVNIMEEMVNMIAGQRAYEVNSKAIKTADEMLQMTSGLVR; encoded by the coding sequence ATGATCAGAGCACTCTGGACCGCATCCTCCGGCATGCAGTCACAACAGGTCAATATGGATGTCATTGCCAACAACCTGGCCAACGTCAACAGCTCCGGTTTCAAGAAAAGCCGAGCCGATTTTCAGGATATTCTGTATCAGACCAACCGGGTTGCCGGGACCAGCACCAACGGTAGCGAAATCCCCACCGGAGTCCAGATCGGGCTCGGTTCACGGGTTGCTGCGGTGCAGAAGGTGTTCACCACCGGCGATTTTCAGCAGACCGAGAATGAACTGGATCTGGCGATTGAAGGGCCCGGTTTTTTCCAGGTCACCCTGCCTGACGGCAGCGATGCCTATACCCGTTCCGGAGCCTTGAAAAAAGATAGTACCGGCCGGCTGGTCACCTCTGACGGCTATCCGCTGGTCCCGGAGGTGGTGATTCCCGAGAATGCCACGTCGATCACCATTTCCGAAAGCGGCTTGGTTGAAGTCATGCTGGACGGCGAGAATGAAGCCACCGAAGTCGGTAATGTTCAACTGGTCCGCTTTGGTAACCCGGGCGGTTTGAACAGCCTGGGGCGGAATCTGTATGCCGAAACTTCGACCACCGGCGCGCCGGTGACCGGCACCCCGGGGGAAGAAGGGTTCGGCACCCTGTCGCAGGGGTTTCTGGAAGGCTCCAACGTCAATATCATGGAAGAAATGGTCAACATGATTGCCGGCCAACGCGCTTACGAAGTGAACTCCAAGGCGATCAAGACCGCCGATGAGATGCTGCAAATGACCAGCGGCCTGGTCCGCTAA
- a CDS encoding flagellar hook-basal body protein: protein MSSGKYSAISGAMGRMEKLNSISEQLAALKTPGYKKGVTTFAARLGEANSGMATQATNYTRLTSPEIDFSMGSIEYSGDPLDVAINGDGFFKIKLPDGSVGYARKGNFQLNGDGQLIDTNGYPVLGQDGKEIVLPEPDVEIMTDGTIWNGEQQVGKVGIFKFADTSVLRKRGGEMFVPQDDSQPVLEPNPVLLQKNLEGANVNMMKTMADMTSNLRAFEATQKALKIYSDMDSKASDIGQIQ from the coding sequence ATGTCGAGTGGAAAGTACAGCGCAATTTCAGGTGCCATGGGGCGGATGGAGAAGCTGAACAGTATCAGTGAACAGCTTGCCGCACTCAAAACCCCAGGCTACAAAAAAGGTGTCACCACCTTTGCCGCGCGCCTGGGAGAAGCCAATTCCGGCATGGCCACCCAGGCGACCAACTACACCCGCCTGACCAGCCCTGAAATCGATTTTTCCATGGGATCCATCGAATACAGTGGTGATCCTCTTGATGTGGCGATCAACGGGGACGGCTTTTTTAAAATCAAACTTCCGGATGGCAGCGTCGGTTATGCCCGCAAAGGGAATTTTCAACTGAACGGCGACGGCCAGCTGATCGATACCAATGGCTACCCGGTGCTCGGTCAGGACGGGAAAGAAATTGTGCTGCCCGAGCCGGATGTCGAAATCATGACTGACGGCACCATCTGGAACGGCGAGCAGCAGGTCGGCAAGGTGGGGATTTTCAAATTTGCCGACACCTCGGTGCTACGGAAACGGGGCGGGGAAATGTTTGTGCCGCAGGATGACAGTCAGCCGGTGCTCGAACCGAATCCGGTGCTGCTGCAGAAAAATCTGGAAGGGGCCAATGTCAACATGATGAAGACCATGGCGGACATGACCTCAAACCTCAGAGCATTTGAGGCCACTCAAAAGGCCCTGAAAATTTACAGCGACATGGATTCAAAGGCGTCTGATATCGGCCAGATCCAGTAA
- a CDS encoding FliA/WhiG family RNA polymerase sigma factor — MTYSNSYGPPGPAEREKMIENHLSLVDFLVDRMMTQVPSFVSRDDIRSAALMGLMDAANRFDPRRGVLFKTFAERRIRGSVFDEVRRMDWFSRSLREKQSRLTKTTEALGKKLGRAPDDEELAVALELSLDEFHELQFQVSQLGYVSLNENLDENEENGKSFIDNIEDTSQESVQERMEANELTHELAGYLEQLSEKERLVIALLYYEELSQKEVSEVLELSEGRISQLHSQALSKLRTRMKRSINALRTAG, encoded by the coding sequence ATGACCTACAGTAACAGCTACGGTCCGCCGGGGCCGGCGGAAAGGGAAAAGATGATTGAGAACCATTTGTCATTGGTTGATTTTCTGGTCGACAGGATGATGACCCAGGTTCCCTCCTTTGTCAGTCGCGACGATATCCGCAGTGCCGCGCTCATGGGCCTGATGGATGCCGCAAACCGCTTTGATCCAAGGCGCGGGGTGCTGTTCAAGACCTTTGCCGAGCGGCGGATCCGGGGATCGGTTTTCGACGAAGTGCGGCGGATGGACTGGTTTTCGCGTTCCCTGCGGGAAAAACAATCGCGGCTGACGAAAACCACCGAAGCTCTGGGCAAAAAACTGGGCCGTGCGCCAGACGATGAAGAACTGGCCGTGGCACTGGAACTGTCTCTGGACGAATTTCATGAGCTGCAGTTTCAGGTCAGCCAACTCGGTTACGTCAGCCTCAATGAAAACCTGGACGAAAACGAGGAGAACGGCAAATCCTTTATCGACAATATCGAGGATACCAGCCAGGAAAGCGTTCAAGAGCGCATGGAGGCCAATGAACTCACCCATGAGCTGGCCGGGTACCTGGAACAACTCTCGGAAAAAGAGCGGCTGGTGATTGCCCTTCTCTACTACGAAGAGCTGTCGCAGAAGGAGGTCTCCGAGGTCCTTGAGCTGTCCGAGGGGCGTATTTCCCAGCTTCACAGCCAGGCTCTCAGTAAATTGAGAACCCGGATGAAACGCAGCATCAATGCGCTGCGCACAGCGGGCTAA
- a CDS encoding MinD/ParA family protein: MTSGAMDQAGTLRTMHGQLDKTVAELRMPQTRVLSITSGKGGVGKTAVVSNVAVALAKQGKKVLIIDADLGLANIDVVLGLSPTYNLNHFFSGERTLREVMVEGPHGLKILPAGSGVQQYTRLDSQLKMRLIESLDALDEQFDVVLIDTEAGISDNVTYFNVAAQDILVVTTPEPTAITDAYALMKLLSTQYHQKRFLLAVNSVRNPDEGLDVFEKLTMVSGRYLDIFLDYLGCIPYDKKMHDSVRQQQVMVDLYPEHKVAKSFVELAETLLEIPADNQAQGTLQFFWKQFLGVGSEAS; encoded by the coding sequence ATGACGAGCGGAGCCATGGATCAGGCTGGAACCCTGCGCACGATGCACGGGCAACTAGACAAAACAGTCGCGGAGTTGCGGATGCCGCAGACCCGCGTCCTGTCCATTACCAGCGGCAAGGGCGGTGTTGGCAAAACGGCGGTGGTCTCCAATGTGGCCGTTGCCTTGGCCAAACAGGGGAAAAAGGTCCTGATTATCGATGCCGACCTTGGCCTGGCGAATATCGATGTCGTTCTCGGTCTGTCGCCAACCTACAACTTGAATCATTTCTTCAGCGGCGAACGGACCCTGCGCGAAGTCATGGTCGAAGGTCCGCATGGACTGAAGATCCTGCCGGCGGGATCGGGGGTGCAACAATATACCCGCCTCGATTCGCAGTTGAAGATGCGCCTGATCGAATCCCTGGATGCTCTGGACGAACAGTTCGATGTCGTGCTGATCGATACCGAGGCCGGTATTTCCGACAACGTGACCTATTTCAATGTCGCTGCCCAGGATATCCTGGTCGTGACCACGCCGGAGCCGACGGCGATTACCGATGCCTATGCGCTGATGAAGCTGCTCTCCACCCAATACCATCAGAAACGCTTTCTGCTGGCGGTCAATTCGGTGCGCAACCCTGACGAAGGGCTGGACGTCTTTGAAAAACTGACCATGGTGTCGGGACGCTACCTGGATATTTTCCTCGATTACCTCGGCTGCATCCCCTACGACAAAAAAATGCATGATTCTGTGCGCCAGCAACAGGTCATGGTTGATCTTTATCCCGAGCATAAAGTGGCAAAGTCTTTTGTTGAATTGGCGGAAACGCTGCTGGAGATCCCGGCCGACAACCAGGCTCAGGGCACGCTGCAGTTTTTCTGGAAACAGTTTCTCGGAGTCGGTTCGGAGGCAAGCTGA
- the flhF gene encoding flagellar biosynthesis protein FlhF, which yields MLVKKFEAENMAAALKQVKETLGAEALILSTRTIGRKGLGVLGRQMIEVTAAIESPSMKSNLRQAVPDSGAPVSSFGRLPAAYSQRVETLEDEAVSLSRQAISRSQKVEVTENPLEAEVRQLRAQLEAQDVGQLQQEINELKQLMQQFAQAARPVPVEPVPQPAQPAVEERVEVPLRHASPAAPVARFKTAGEQTLEELIRMLTERGIDSEAAATIARFAAPQLNTRQRQDAGACREFLTATVAGLVQTTGPLWQPGQPQKRVSLIGATGVGKTTTIAKLAAEAIQCGARVALVTIDTYRIAAVEQLKVYGDIMGLPVEVVLSPEQLQEAFRRHRDKDLILVDTAGRSPQDQLRIEELNEFLGQGAGVENCLVLAATTDERLQQRTLQAFSKLPLSRLIFTKLDETDRCGALINLPTSSNLPLAYLTNGQKVPEDIMLAEAQKVAELVMGHETESRRMAV from the coding sequence ATGTTGGTTAAAAAATTTGAAGCGGAAAATATGGCAGCGGCCCTCAAGCAGGTGAAGGAAACCCTCGGCGCTGAAGCGCTGATCCTGTCCACTCGGACCATCGGCAGAAAAGGCCTTGGCGTCCTCGGGCGGCAGATGATCGAAGTGACCGCGGCGATCGAGTCTCCGTCCATGAAGTCGAACCTGCGTCAGGCCGTCCCCGACAGCGGGGCTCCGGTTTCCAGCTTCGGCCGGCTTCCCGCCGCTTACAGCCAACGGGTGGAAACACTGGAGGACGAAGCGGTGTCATTATCCCGTCAGGCCATCAGTCGCAGTCAAAAAGTCGAGGTTACCGAAAATCCGCTGGAAGCCGAAGTTCGCCAGCTGCGGGCGCAGTTGGAAGCTCAGGATGTCGGCCAGCTGCAGCAGGAGATTAATGAACTGAAGCAGCTGATGCAGCAATTTGCCCAGGCCGCGCGACCGGTGCCGGTTGAACCCGTGCCCCAGCCCGCTCAACCCGCTGTCGAGGAACGGGTGGAGGTACCGCTGCGTCATGCTTCGCCAGCCGCTCCGGTTGCCAGATTTAAGACCGCCGGCGAGCAAACCCTGGAGGAGCTGATCCGGATGCTGACCGAGCGGGGGATCGATTCCGAGGCTGCCGCCACCATCGCTCGTTTCGCCGCACCCCAGTTGAACACCCGGCAACGCCAGGATGCTGGCGCCTGCCGGGAATTTCTCACCGCAACCGTGGCCGGACTGGTCCAAACCACCGGTCCGTTGTGGCAGCCGGGACAACCGCAAAAAAGAGTTTCCCTGATTGGCGCGACCGGGGTCGGCAAGACCACTACCATCGCCAAACTGGCTGCCGAAGCCATCCAGTGCGGTGCCCGGGTGGCTCTGGTGACCATCGACACCTACCGGATCGCTGCTGTCGAGCAGTTGAAGGTCTATGGCGACATCATGGGCCTGCCGGTCGAGGTGGTGCTCTCTCCGGAGCAATTGCAGGAGGCTTTCCGGCGTCATCGCGACAAGGACCTGATTCTGGTCGATACCGCCGGACGCAGTCCCCAGGATCAGCTGCGGATTGAAGAGCTGAATGAATTTCTCGGCCAGGGGGCAGGGGTTGAAAACTGCCTGGTCCTGGCCGCGACCACTGACGAGCGGTTGCAGCAGCGGACCTTGCAAGCGTTCAGCAAATTGCCGCTGAGTCGTCTTATCTTTACCAAGCTGGATGAAACGGATCGCTGCGGGGCATTGATCAACCTGCCGACCAGCAGCAACCTGCCGCTGGCCTACCTGACCAACGGTCAGAAAGTGCCAGAAGATATCATGCTGGCTGAAGCGCAGAAAGTGGCCGAACTGGTCATGGGACATGAAACTGAATCACGGAGGATGGCAGTATGA
- the flhA gene encoding flagellar biosynthesis protein FlhA → MATLDGVINNRWKEALLRSDILVALGLVLILMLMILPVPPMLLDLFLSMNITIGLLILIIALYTTRALDFAIFPSILLITTLFRLSLNVASTRLILLHGDEGPSAAGNVIQAFGQFVVGGNYVVGIVIFVILVVINFMVITKGAGRVAEVAARFTLDAMPGKQMAIDADLNAGLINDEEARARRKEVSSESDFFGAMDGASKFVKGDAIAGIIITLINIGAGFVIGVMQKGMPMAEAAANYTILTVGDGLVGQIPALIISTGAGIMVTRTAGDEDFGTEMKRQFTVHPRAIWVVAGILLGFALIPGLPQLPFFMLSLILGGIAWQVQKSRQQVEQKQLEVDTAPPPKQIEEENYEKMLSVDLLEMEVGYGLIPLVDTAQNGELLPRIKSIRKQFALDFGFIVPPVHIKDNLQLKPNEYAIVLKGVRIGGGELLPGHYLAMNPGTATETIKGVETVEPAFNLPAVWISEDKKERAQISGYTVVDNTTVVATHLSELIKRHGHELLGRQETQNLLDNIAKDYPKLVEELVPNLLSLGVIMRVLQNLLRENVSIRDLRTILETLADWAPVVHDPDQLTEHVRAVMARSISNSYSDDGQVLEVMTFDRKVETRIQEALHSTDQGTYLALDPGFAQGLIASLNKAIQKVAGATPVLLCTPTIRLHVKRLTERYLPGLAIISHNEIAPHLKVRSIGTVTVDVG, encoded by the coding sequence ATGGCGACACTTGATGGCGTAATCAACAACCGGTGGAAGGAAGCGCTGCTGCGCAGTGATATTCTGGTGGCGCTGGGACTGGTCTTGATCCTGATGCTGATGATTCTGCCGGTTCCGCCGATGCTGCTGGACCTTTTCCTGTCCATGAACATCACCATCGGGTTGCTGATCCTGATCATCGCCCTCTATACCACGCGCGCGCTCGATTTTGCGATCTTTCCCAGTATCCTGCTGATTACCACTCTGTTTCGGCTGTCTCTCAACGTGGCGTCCACCCGCCTGATCCTGCTCCATGGCGATGAGGGGCCCTCGGCCGCGGGGAATGTCATCCAGGCCTTCGGTCAGTTCGTGGTCGGCGGCAATTACGTGGTCGGGATTGTTATTTTCGTTATCCTGGTGGTCATCAACTTCATGGTTATCACCAAGGGTGCCGGCCGGGTTGCCGAGGTGGCGGCGCGCTTTACCCTGGACGCCATGCCCGGCAAGCAGATGGCTATCGACGCCGACCTCAACGCCGGTCTGATCAACGATGAGGAGGCTCGCGCCCGGCGCAAGGAGGTGTCCTCGGAATCCGATTTCTTCGGTGCCATGGACGGGGCCAGCAAGTTCGTCAAGGGGGATGCCATCGCCGGCATCATTATCACCCTGATCAATATCGGCGCGGGTTTTGTCATCGGGGTCATGCAGAAAGGCATGCCCATGGCCGAGGCCGCCGCCAACTACACCATCCTGACTGTCGGTGACGGTCTGGTCGGGCAGATTCCCGCGCTGATCATTTCCACCGGTGCCGGCATCATGGTCACCAGGACCGCCGGGGACGAGGATTTCGGTACGGAAATGAAGCGCCAGTTTACGGTCCATCCGCGTGCTATCTGGGTGGTGGCGGGCATTCTCCTCGGCTTTGCGCTGATCCCCGGCCTGCCGCAGCTGCCGTTCTTCATGCTCTCTCTGATCCTTGGCGGGATTGCCTGGCAGGTGCAGAAGTCGCGGCAACAGGTTGAGCAAAAGCAGCTGGAGGTTGATACGGCACCGCCGCCCAAGCAGATCGAAGAGGAAAACTACGAAAAGATGCTCAGCGTCGATCTGCTGGAGATGGAGGTCGGTTACGGGCTGATTCCGTTGGTCGATACCGCCCAGAATGGCGAACTGCTGCCGCGCATTAAATCGATCCGCAAACAGTTCGCCCTCGATTTTGGCTTCATCGTGCCGCCGGTGCATATCAAGGATAACCTGCAGCTCAAACCCAACGAATACGCCATTGTTCTCAAAGGGGTGCGGATCGGTGGCGGCGAATTGCTACCCGGCCATTATCTGGCCATGAATCCGGGCACCGCCACCGAGACCATCAAAGGGGTGGAGACCGTCGAACCCGCCTTCAACCTGCCGGCGGTGTGGATTTCGGAGGATAAGAAAGAGCGCGCCCAAATTTCCGGCTATACCGTGGTCGACAATACCACTGTGGTGGCCACCCATTTGAGCGAGTTGATCAAACGGCACGGTCACGAGCTGCTCGGCCGCCAGGAAACCCAGAACCTGCTCGACAATATCGCCAAGGACTATCCCAAGCTGGTGGAAGAGCTGGTGCCGAACCTGCTCAGCCTCGGGGTGATCATGCGGGTACTGCAAAATCTGCTGCGGGAGAATGTTTCTATCCGCGATCTTAGAACTATTTTAGAAACTTTGGCAGATTGGGCACCAGTTGTGCATGACCCAGATCAACTGACCGAACATGTGCGTGCCGTGATGGCCCGTTCGATCAGCAACAGTTACAGCGATGACGGACAGGTACTTGAAGTGATGACCTTTGACCGAAAAGTGGAAACCAGGATCCAGGAAGCGCTGCACAGCACTGATCAAGGGACTTACCTGGCCCTTGATCCCGGCTTTGCCCAAGGCTTGATCGCCAGCTTGAACAAGGCGATCCAGAAGGTTGCCGGGGCAACCCCGGTGCTGCTCTGTACGCCAACAATCCGACTCCATGTCAAAAGGTTGACTGAACGCTACCTGCCGGGACTGGCAATTATCTCTCACAACGAGATCGCGCCTCATCTGAAAGTGCGGTCGATAGGAACGGTGACTGTCGATGTTGGTTAA
- the flhB gene encoding flagellar biosynthesis protein FlhB — MAEESGQERTEQATEKRRQDFREKGQVAQSKEVATAALLTSSLLLWVFYARFFWRDLEQLYLQLLGSFGSMELTAAAVMHLGWDMGLVMAKVLWPVFLMTLVIGFFASFLQVGPLFSTKVFMPDLNKFNPIAGMSKFISKRSAIELVKSLAKVSLIGLVAYKTVAAEFDKSLNLPLVDLEQTLLFLAQVAFLVMGKTCGIIIVLAVIDYGFTKFEMEEKMKMTKQEIKEEYKDTEGNPQIKSRIRSLQAQMARRRMMAEVPKADVIVTNPTHLSIALSYRREEMNAPTIVAKGADHLAFRIREIARENKVPIVENKPVARALYQQEVGEEIPEGMFTAVAEILAYVYSLKK; from the coding sequence ATGGCGGAAGAATCAGGACAGGAACGTACCGAACAGGCGACGGAGAAGCGTCGCCAGGATTTTCGCGAAAAAGGCCAGGTTGCCCAGAGTAAGGAAGTCGCCACAGCCGCCCTGCTCACTTCTTCGCTGCTGCTCTGGGTGTTCTATGCGCGTTTTTTCTGGCGTGATCTCGAGCAGCTCTATCTGCAGCTGCTCGGCTCTTTCGGCAGCATGGAGCTGACCGCGGCAGCTGTGATGCACCTGGGCTGGGACATGGGGCTGGTCATGGCCAAGGTGCTCTGGCCGGTCTTTCTGATGACCCTGGTGATCGGCTTCTTTGCGTCCTTTTTGCAGGTCGGGCCGCTCTTTTCCACCAAAGTCTTCATGCCCGATCTGAACAAGTTCAATCCGATCGCCGGGATGTCCAAGTTCATCTCCAAGCGGTCCGCGATTGAACTGGTCAAATCCCTGGCCAAAGTCTCCCTGATCGGTCTTGTTGCTTACAAGACCGTTGCCGCCGAATTCGACAAGTCCTTGAATCTGCCCTTGGTCGACCTTGAGCAGACGCTGTTGTTTCTGGCCCAGGTCGCCTTTCTGGTGATGGGCAAGACCTGCGGCATCATCATTGTGCTGGCGGTCATCGATTACGGTTTTACCAAGTTTGAGATGGAAGAGAAGATGAAGATGACCAAGCAGGAGATCAAGGAAGAATACAAAGATACCGAGGGGAACCCGCAGATCAAATCGCGGATTCGCTCTTTGCAGGCGCAGATGGCGCGGCGGCGGATGATGGCCGAGGTCCCCAAGGCCGATGTCATCGTCACCAACCCGACCCACCTCTCCATCGCCCTGTCTTATCGGCGTGAGGAGATGAACGCACCGACGATTGTCGCCAAGGGAGCTGATCATCTGGCGTTTCGCATCCGCGAAATCGCCCGCGAAAACAAGGTTCCCATCGTCGAAAACAAGCCGGTGGCACGAGCTTTGTACCAGCAGGAAGTGGGCGAGGAAATTCCTGAGGGCATGTTTACCGCCGTGGCCGAGATTTTGGCCTATGTGTACAGCTTGAAGAAATAA
- the fliR gene encoding flagellar biosynthetic protein FliR, whose translation MELPQLSVPLIQGFLICFSRIAAMFAAIPVFNGSQLPAQVRVSFAFLFSLLTYPVVKGFIPAASLAPFELAMWLGGEVILGLLVGFLAQLVFMAAEFAGSVIGYQMGFAAANLFDPTTQSQVALISRFQGIFAILLFLSLDIHHLFLEAIVSSFEMLPPGSLTLSGGAIPMIVEVANHSLILSIRLVAPILVLLILSNLTLGVMARVFPQLNVFLLSYPLNIGISFIVMGLTLGIVANLLQHEFFTLSERFLRLFSLM comes from the coding sequence ATGGAGTTGCCACAACTCTCCGTGCCGCTGATTCAGGGATTCCTGATCTGTTTCTCCCGTATTGCCGCAATGTTTGCGGCCATCCCGGTGTTCAACGGTTCGCAGCTGCCGGCTCAGGTCCGGGTCAGCTTTGCCTTTCTGTTTTCGTTATTGACCTACCCGGTGGTGAAGGGGTTCATTCCGGCCGCAAGCCTGGCGCCGTTCGAACTGGCCATGTGGCTGGGCGGTGAGGTCATCCTCGGCCTGCTGGTCGGGTTTTTGGCGCAACTGGTGTTCATGGCCGCCGAGTTCGCCGGTTCGGTGATCGGCTATCAGATGGGCTTTGCCGCCGCCAATCTCTTTGATCCGACGACCCAGTCCCAGGTGGCGCTGATCTCCCGCTTTCAAGGCATCTTTGCCATACTGCTGTTTCTTTCCCTGGACATTCACCACCTCTTTCTGGAAGCGATCGTCTCCTCCTTCGAAATGCTCCCACCAGGCAGCCTGACCCTGTCCGGCGGCGCCATCCCGATGATTGTCGAAGTGGCCAATCATTCCCTGATCCTCAGCATTCGTCTGGTGGCACCGATCCTGGTCCTGCTGATTCTGTCCAACCTGACCCTCGGCGTCATGGCGCGGGTCTTTCCCCAGCTCAACGTCTTCCTGCTCTCTTATCCCCTCAACATCGGTATCTCCTTTATTGTCATGGGGTTGACCCTCGGGATCGTGGCCAATCTCCTGCAACACGAATTTTTTACGCTTTCGGAACGGTTCTTGCGTCTGTTCAGCCTGATGTGA
- the fliQ gene encoding flagellar biosynthesis protein FliQ, giving the protein MTPEYVVGIARQAIETTLMCAAPMLIVALVVGLIISIFQAATQINEQTMTFIPKIVGVFVTLLIFAPWILQKASLFIIEIFNQLPNVGR; this is encoded by the coding sequence ATGACCCCGGAATATGTTGTCGGTATCGCCAGGCAGGCGATTGAAACCACCTTGATGTGTGCGGCCCCGATGCTGATCGTGGCCTTGGTGGTCGGCCTGATCATCAGTATTTTTCAGGCCGCAACCCAGATCAACGAACAGACCATGACCTTTATCCCTAAAATCGTCGGCGTTTTCGTCACCCTGCTGATTTTTGCCCCCTGGATTCTGCAGAAAGCGTCCTTATTCATCATCGAAATCTTCAACCAGCTGCCCAACGTCGGCCGTTGA
- the fliP gene encoding flagellar type III secretion system pore protein FliP (The bacterial flagellar biogenesis protein FliP forms a type III secretion system (T3SS)-type pore required for flagellar assembly.), which yields MKVKTLCLLVLLLLPLTAYAQGLPTITLGVGEATEPGEVSTALQILMVLTILSVAPAILLMTTGFTRIVIVLSFVRQALGTQQAPSNQIVVGLSLFLTFFIMAPVFNQINEQALQPYLNQQITQDQALTEALKPMRQFMFSQVGEKDLQLLVDISKAPQPENQDDISLLTLIPAFVLSELKRAFQMGFLLFVPFLMIDMIVASILMAMGMMMLPPIIISLPFKILLFVLVDGWSLVIGSLVKSFG from the coding sequence ATGAAGGTCAAAACCCTTTGCCTGCTGGTTCTGTTGCTGCTGCCGCTGACGGCCTACGCGCAGGGCTTGCCGACCATTACTTTGGGCGTCGGTGAAGCCACGGAACCGGGCGAGGTGTCAACGGCGCTGCAGATCCTGATGGTGCTGACCATCCTTTCGGTGGCTCCGGCCATTCTGTTAATGACCACCGGCTTTACCCGCATCGTCATCGTCCTTTCGTTTGTTCGCCAAGCCTTGGGGACCCAACAGGCGCCATCCAATCAGATTGTGGTCGGTCTGTCCCTGTTCCTGACTTTTTTCATCATGGCGCCGGTGTTCAATCAGATTAACGAGCAGGCCCTGCAGCCTTACCTGAACCAGCAGATCACCCAGGATCAGGCGCTGACCGAGGCATTGAAGCCGATGCGCCAGTTCATGTTCTCCCAAGTCGGCGAAAAGGACCTGCAGCTGCTGGTCGATATCTCCAAAGCGCCGCAACCGGAAAATCAGGATGACATTTCCCTGTTGACCCTGATCCCGGCTTTTGTCCTGTCGGAGCTGAAGCGGGCTTTCCAGATGGGATTTCTGCTGTTTGTCCCGTTTTTGATGATCGATATGATCGTTGCCTCGATCCTCATGGCCATGGGGATGATGATGCTGCCGCCGATCATTATTTCCTTGCCGTTTAAGATCCTGCTGTTTGTGTTGGTGGACGGCTGGTCACTGGTCATCGGCTCCCTGGTGAAGAGCTTCGGCTGA
- a CDS encoding FliO/MopB family protein, with translation MRFAILPLLLIATPAWAADPIAEPSLLGSALKMVAALAVIIGILLLFYAATKKGYAFLPQKKGGLIKVIETRPLGGRKFLCIVRVRNEELLLGLSNDRIECLSKLTPAADSFADSLQQASEEQS, from the coding sequence ATGCGTTTTGCCATTCTCCCCCTGCTTTTGATTGCCACGCCGGCCTGGGCGGCGGATCCGATCGCCGAACCGAGTCTGCTCGGGTCGGCGCTGAAAATGGTTGCGGCGCTGGCGGTGATCATCGGGATTCTGCTGCTCTTCTATGCGGCCACTAAAAAAGGCTATGCGTTTTTGCCGCAGAAAAAGGGTGGCTTGATCAAGGTGATTGAAACCCGTCCGCTGGGCGGGCGCAAATTCCTCTGTATCGTCAGGGTGCGTAATGAGGAATTGCTGTTGGGGCTCAGCAACGATCGGATCGAATGCCTGAGCAAACTGACTCCTGCCGCCGATAGCTTTGCAGACAGCCTGCAGCAAGCCAGTGAGGAGCAGTCATGA
- the fliN gene encoding flagellar motor switch protein FliN: MSDVKQNSRQPEPADKGLEGRGIDLLLDIPLEVAVEVGRSRILVRDLLQLQEGSLVELDKLAGEPLDLYVNGRLIARGEAVVVNDKFGLRLTDVVSPSERIEKLG, encoded by the coding sequence ATGAGTGACGTGAAACAAAACAGTAGGCAACCCGAACCGGCTGACAAAGGGCTGGAAGGGCGGGGAATCGATCTGCTGCTGGATATCCCCCTGGAAGTGGCCGTCGAAGTCGGCCGTTCGCGGATTCTGGTTCGCGATCTGCTGCAGTTGCAGGAAGGATCGCTGGTCGAGCTCGACAAGCTGGCCGGAGAGCCCCTCGACCTGTATGTCAACGGGCGGCTGATCGCCAGAGGCGAGGCGGTTGTTGTCAACGACAAGTTCGGCTTGCGGCTGACCGATGTTGTCAGCCCGTCCGAACGGATTGAAAAGCTGGGCTGA